One genomic window of Branchiostoma floridae strain S238N-H82 chromosome 4, Bfl_VNyyK, whole genome shotgun sequence includes the following:
- the LOC118414021 gene encoding 1-phosphatidylinositol 4,5-bisphosphate phosphodiesterase epsilon-1-like isoform X1, whose translation MHSLHPSDATGPDNGENGTSGLHGNQQVSCRNEQGSMARCLERRPHFRVVEERQVSPRTTIRVRTGCIDNHIDRSSSDSEEHHSDCGKNLNGDVMLQTRRHSDTSGVRIISSDKRMRRLVRRFRKSGQDIKKPVYTKLRTFETYSDGHFGETVAEDTCDGCRRERRAHLNVIHQELQRRWNDRKQFVLQKSCRGRKVLAGFAELSRLFPTLKDVHLPSPDSPPSPAICLRLLPWQRQTHSVRCCCYGCMSLSGVERGCWFLGALSCPEFEEKYPTLWEAMYNLGWKATLPHYSMPEGIQEDEDLSSRLDQFQDVLHFPEEAALILTQTELRLFASVPPGEYLQHLCTSLNREGAPEEKHGASVQDLIAHFYQVSSWMSHLVMSGKTLEEQRATLSYLVCVAVTCWNIGNYNAVVEILTGIRCEQLKPLLDSIPKSDLLPLRMLEVARCSSTVHKRLAAQPDCRIVPFFAAFLQDLQAELMEGCSMVVLQQDCSIDNLVICDYLGQNHFLRRVGANGLMDFPKTSAVHNILQNIDRCQDRNPLTDLPTLARQDIRLRLGAGEEFVLREEDGSSKGNPGVVLLSPTQGRLDFPTLQFMHNGATIVTFTDDPSKSHVSFLSLLRCNSKLVWTKRGNSEGPNLHSIYVFAAHSYDSADEGFLDLFCIKDVVMGRKCADLGSIMKRHSLSDISHEQNCISIMYGTSLAENRWKHFIAPASVAAIWFSGLKKLLHIAGQQRRQVDQRLHWLQRQYLSVYYEDEKCKGPTPADAIALFGGRQWNVGTPGIPVVKSREKSPYNTTREGSPFRRTSSLNLSRHRARSPKRKVHLTTIKDHSEQSPVRTEVYNGNTTPVGAGSTLDPGKSPSPAHSPRQLSKSWYGREKLKKKDSSSSDSLKYLHATHLSYVEFVELFKSFSIRLRKDLKEVFDKYAVPCKGRELRRLAYHMGCVTAGKETADRGPCSITRNTSQSKSDSRMKPIVDAIAVGSVVTNSASVESSLDMAIGVGELNDFLVNEQGQYLTYQQVEAIIERHEPSAPLRKEGCLSFEGFARFLMDETNNAFCRSTIREEDMDQTLSHYYIASSHNSYLTGHQLRGESSVELYREVLLTGCRCVELDCWDGEDGNPIIYHGHTLTTKIPFRDVVEAINDSAFLASDYPVILSIENHCCLQQQVKMAHCFTSILGEKLVTRFLFESDAVDDPSLPSPNQLKGRILLKNKTLHPYRIPVDLLRQKAHLLASQQQTINISTEQVTMDTGSLSEDELDDDYLEEEEDSDMPSSPFNPRDIPTSPTGVGNWTLHKGSPSSPSLVTEWTFPRGSPSSFSLGSAFPPNKGSSPTSTKGSPSMTRKGSSKTLPRGWGRPLSFPESITSFFSHDAEEVTQLRTKSDPSSRDSARRHTFLVDNQPIVVPKEEKETSQVAPELSDLVPYLQAVKFRGFPSEQSSLKRERASTRKSSLPRDLDRRPSGDRDSAQLNISSIMRTPKCYHISSINENTGKAQVRKHPGKLLTHTEKQLLRTYPAGTRFDSSNPNPMPFWLHGLQLVALNYQTDDVPMHLNSAMFQQNGGCGFVLKPRVMWDPAHPSYRHFCPMDKDRCGMQPQNLEITVLSGQYVCPSSLQGSPMVEVEVIGVPADCVKHRTKTVHRNAVNPIWAETLKFQVTFPELTFVRFAVTDVMSSSSSPGAQRIIPYMSLARGYRHVWLHSPQDHALELSTLFIKTDVSCPDGDEDQHGGQVCVYGAVPSEPFSVFHVDRESTALDIVKQALQRASRPPADIQNVVLEETVIKMRGETNSKQEIAGQQSKGNGATQQVQRVLHMEERLLACQDKWAGVGRFSMIQRKQDAKPQLSSLATASILKVKWSPRTPHRFFTTSQEEPKSKGKGLKIGHCRDGKGSKSKVAGSRDSTPDKTKSTKQKDGTSDGKIKSKKTSPLSLQKLSNMWKQ comes from the exons ATGCACTCCCTGCACCCTAGTGACGCTACAGGGCCTGACAACGGAGAGAATGGCACGTCCGGTCTCCACGGAAACCAGCAGGTGTCCTGTAGAAACGAACAG GGTAGCATGGCAAGATGTCTGGAGAGAAGACCTCACTTCAGAGTGGTGGAGGAGAGGCAGGTCTCCCCACGCACCACCATCCGCGTTCGTACCGGCTGTATCGACAATCACATCGACAGGTCCAGTTCCGACAGCGAGGAACATCATTCCGACTGTGGCAAAAACCTCAACGGAGACGTCATGTTGCAAACCCGCCGGCATAGCGACACGAGTGGGGTGCGCATAATTTCATCGGATAAGCGAATGCGACGGTTAGTTCGGCGTTTCAGAAAAAGTGGGCAGGACATAAAGAAACCAGTTTACACAAAGTTGCGGACTTTCGAGACTTACTCAGACGGACACTTTGGGGAGACCGTTGCAGAGGATACGTGTGATGGGTGCAGGAGGGAGAGGAGAGCCCACCTGAATGTCATCCATCAGGAGCTGCAGAGACGATGGAACGACAGGAAACAGTTTGTTCTACAGAAGTCTTGTAGAGGCAGGAAAGTGTTGGCAGGGTTTGCAGAACTCTCCAGGCTGTTTCCCACATTAAAG GATGTCCATTTACCCTCTCCAGACAGCCCACCCAGCCCAGCTATCTGCCTCagattgttgccatggcaacgacaGACCCACTCCGTCCGTTGTTGCTGCTATGGCTGCATGTCTCTGAGTGGGGTGGAGCGAGGCTGTTGGTTCCTAGGTGCTCTGTCCTGCCCAGAGTTTGAAGAGAAGTACCCAACTCTCTGGGAGGCCATGTACAACCTGGGGTGGAAGGCAACGCTTCCACACTACAGCA TGCCAGAAGGTATACAGGAGGATGAGGACCTCTCCAGCAGGCTGGACCAGTTCCAGGATGTTCTCCACTTCCCCGAAGAGGCGGCACTGATCCTGACACAGACAGAGCTCCGACTGTTCGCATCAGTCCCACCAGGGGAGTATCTACAACACCTGTGTACCAGCCTTAACAGGGAAGGAGCTCCGGAAGAGAAACATGGAGCTTCTGTACAAGACTTGATTGCACACTTCTACCAG GTGTCCAGCTGGATGTCCCATCTGGTGATGAGTGGTAAGACTCTGGAGGAACAGCGTGCAACCCTGTCCTACCTGGTGTGTGTAGCTGTGACCTGCTGGAACATCGGCAACTACAATGCTGTGGTGGAGATCCTCACAGGCATCAG ATGTGAGCAGCTGAAGCCCCTCCTGGACAGCATCCCCAAGTCGGACCTGCTGCCCCTGCGGATGTTGGAGGTGGCCCGCTGTTCCTCCACGGTCCACAAGCGCCTGGCCGCCCAGCCAGACTGCAGGATTGTGCCATTCTTTGCAGCCTTCCTGCAGGATCTGCAGGCGGAACTGATGGAGGGCTGCAGCATGgttgtactgcagcaggactgcAGCATCGACAATCTG GTCATCTGTGATTACCTTGGACAGAACCATTTTCTCAGGAGGGTGGGAGCCAATGGGTTGATGGACTTCCCCAAGACATCAGCAGTGCATAACATCCTGCAGAACATAGACAGGTGTCAGGATAGGAACCCACTTACTGACTTACCGACGCTAGCACGACAAGACATTAG ACTACGCTTGGGAGCTGGGGAAGAGTTTGTGCTGAGGGAAGAGGATGGCTCGTCCAAGGGGAACCCAGGGGTGGTGCTCCTCTCCCCCACCCAGGGGAGGCTGGACTTCCCCACCCTCCAGTTCATGCACAATGGAGCCACCATTGTGACCTTCACAGACGACCCCTCCAAGTCACATGTCAGCTTCCTCTCACTACTGAG GTGCAATAGTAAGTTAGTGTGGACCAAGCGTGGGAACAGCGAGGGGCCAAACCTACATTCCATTTACGTGTTTGCTGCACACTCGTACGACAGCGCAGATGAAGGCTTCCTAGACTTGTTTTGCATAAAGGATGTTGTGATGGGAAGAAAGTGTGCAGACCTTGGCAGTATTATGAAGCGGCACTCGCTGTCAGACATCAGCCATGAGCAGAACTGCATCTCCATCATGTATGGGACATCACTGGCAGAGAACAG aTGGAAGCATTTCATCGCCCCAGCTAGCGTGGCAGCCATCTGGTTCTCTGGGCTGAAGAAGCTTCTGCACATCGCTGGGCAGCAGAGGAGGCAGGTGGACCAGAGGCTCCACTGGTTACAGAGACAGTACCTCAGTGTGTACTACGAGGATGAAAAGTGTAAG GGTCCAACACCAGCTGATGCTATAGCCTTGTTTGGAGGGAGACAATGGAACGTTGGGACACCCGGGATTCCAGTAGTGAAATCACGGGAAAAATCCCCGTATAATACCACGCGGGAAGGTTCGCCTTTCCGACGGACCTCCAGCCTCAATCTGAGTCGACACCGAGCACGATCTCCCAAGCGCAAAGTTCATCTTACCACAATCAAGGATCACAGCGAGCAAAGTCCTGTACGGACGGAGGTGTACAACGGGAACACTACTCCAGTGGGTGCTGGATCCACCCTAGACCCTGGGAAGTCCCCTTCCCCCGCACACAGCCCCCGCCAGCTGTCCAAGAGCTGGTATGGAAGGGAGAAGCTGAAAAAG AAGGACTCctcttcctctgacagcctGAAGTACCTACATGCCACCCACCTGAGTTATGTAGAGTTTGTGGAGCTCTTCAAGTCCTTCAGCATCAGACTCAGGAAGGATCTCAAGGAG GTGTTTGACAAGTATGCAGTGCCTTGTAAGGGTCGTGAGTTGAGGAGACTGGCCTACCACATGGGCTGTGTGACTGCAGGCAAGGAGACAGCAGACAGGGGACCAT GTAGCATCACCAGAAACACCAGTCAGAGTAAGTCAGACAGCCGTATGAAGCCCATCGTGGATGCCATCGCCGTGGGCAGCGTCGTTACAAACAGCGCCAGCGTGGAGAGCTCCCTGGACATGGCGATCGGAGTTGGGGAGCTGAACGACTTCCTGGTGAATGAACAGGGCCAGTATCTGACGTACCAGCAGGTGGAGGCAATCATAGAG AGACATGAGCCAAGTGCACCCCTGAGGAAGGAGGGCTGCTTGTCATTTGAAGGGTTTGCCAGGTTTCTGATGGACGAGACCAACAATGCTTTCTGCAGAAGTACAATCAGAGAAGAG GACATGGACCAGACCCTGTCTCATTACTACATTGCCAGCTCACACAACAGCTACCTGACAGGCCATCAGCTCCGGGGGGAGTCCTCAGTAGAGCTGTATAGAGAG GTGTTGCTGACGGGATGTAGATGTGTGGAGCTGGACTGTTGGGATGGTGAGGATGGCAACCCCATCATCTACCACGGACACACCCTCACCACCAAGATACCCTTCAGGGACGTGGTGGAGGCCATCAATGACAGCGCTTTTCTGGCCTCGGACTACCCCGTCATCCTGTCTATAGAGAACCACTGCTGCCTTCAGCAGCAAGTCAAGATGGCACACTGCTTTACG AGTATTTTAGGAGAGAAGCTGGTAACAAGGTTCCTGTTTGAGTCTGATGCAGTAGACGATCCTTCGCTGCCCTCCCCCAACCAGCTGAAAGGACGAATCCTTCTCAAGAACAAAACGCTTCACCCTTACCGCATACCTGTAGATCTGCTCAGACAAAAG GCACATCTCCTAGCCAGCCAACAGCAGACCATCAACATCAGCACCGAGCAGGTTACCATGGATACCGGCTCTCTGTCAGAAGATGAGCTGGATGATGATTacctggaggaggaggaggatagTGACATGCCCT CTTCTCCATTTAACCCACGGGACATTCCAACCAGTCCAACAGGGGTGGGCAACTGGACCCTTCATAAGGGGAGCCCCTCCAGCCCCTCTTTGGTTACTGAATGGACATTCCCCAGGGGTAGTCCATCCAGCTTTAGTCTGGGTAGTGCATTCCCACCTAATAAAGGTAGCTCGCCTACCTCCACTAAGGGTAGTCCTTCCATGACTCGCAAGGGTAGCTCAAAGACCCTCCCCCGGGGGTGGGGCAGGCCTCTGTCATTTCCTGAGAGCATCACCAGCTTCTTTAGCCATG atgCTGAGGAGGTAACACAGCTGCGGACGAAAAGTGACCCCAGCAGCCGTGACAGTGCACGCCGGCACACCTTCCTGGTTGACAACCAGCCCATCGTAGTCCCTAAGGAAGAGAAGGAGACCAGCCAGGTGGCTCCGGAGCTGTCTGATCTGGTGCCGTACCTGCAGGCTGTCAAATTCAGAG GTTTTCCTTCGGAGCAGTCCAGCCTGAAGAGGGAACGTGCCTCCACCCGCAAGTCCAGCCTCCCCCGTGACCTTGACCGGCGCCCGTCTGGAGACCGTGACTCAGCCCAGCTAAACATCAGCTCAATCATGAGGACACCCAAGTGCTACCACATCTCTTCTATCAACGAGAACACTGGAAAGGCACAAGTCAGGAAACACCCTGGCAAACTACTCAC TCATACGGAGAAGCAGCTCCTGAGAACCTACCCTGCTGGGACACGTTTTGACTCCTCCAACCCCAACCCCATGCCGTTCTGGCTGCATGGACTTCAACTGGTCGCCCTCAACTACCAGACAGATG ACGTGCCTATGCACTTGAACTCAGCCATGTTCCAGCAGAACGGTGGTTGTGGTTTTGTCCTGAAACCCCGGGTCATGTGGGACCCCGCCCACCCCTCCTACAGGCACTTCTGCCCCATGGACAAGGACAGGTGTGGCATGCAGCCACAAAACCTGGAAATCACT GTGCTGTCAGGTCAGTACGTGTGTCCCTCCAGCCTGCAGGGTAGCCCCATGGTAGAGGTGGAGGTCATCGGTGTCCCGGCCGACTGTGTCAAGCACAGGACCAAGACTGTCCACAGGAACGCCGTCAACCCTATCTGGGCAGAGACTTTGAAGTTCCAA GTGACCTTTCCAGAGTTGACCTTTGTGAGGTTCGCTGTCACTGAcgtcatgtcatcatcatcgtcaccGGGGGCCCAGCGGATCATCCCCTACATGAGCCTTGCCAGGG GTTACCGCCACGTTTGGCTGCACTCTCCTCAGGACCACGCCCTGGAGCTGAGCACCCTGTTCATCAAGACTGATGTCAGCTGTCCTGATGGGGACGAGGATCAGCATGGAGGACAG GTGTGTGTTTATGGAGCTGTGCCTTCAGAGCCATTCAGTGTCTTTCATGTGGACAGGGAGAGCACAGCCTTGGACATCGTCAAACAG GCCTTGCAGAGAGCCAGTCGACCCCCAGCtgacattcaaaatgttgtCCTGGAGGAGACAGTCATCAAAATGCGAGGGGAGACAAACAGCAAGCAAGAAATAGCAGGGCAACAGAGCAAAGGTAACGGCGCCACCCAGCAGGTACAGAGAGTACTGCACATGGAGGAGAGGTTACTGGCATGTCAGGACAAGTGGGCAGGTGTGGGGAGATTCAGCATGATACAGAGGAAACAG GATGCCAAGCCTCAGCTGTCGTCCCTGGCAACAGCCTCCATCCTGAAGGTGAAGTGGAGTCCACGCACCCCACACCGCTTCTTCACCACTTCTCAAGAAGAGCCCAAATCTAAAGGAAAAGGACTTAAGATCGGACACTGTAGAGATGGCAAGGGCAGTAAGAGCAAAGTGGCGGGTAGCAGGGATAGTACCCCTGACAAGACTAAGAGCACAAAGCAGAAGGATGGCACCTCAGATGGGAAAATAAAATCCAAGAAAACATCTCCGCTTTCTCTacaaaaactgtccaacatGTGGAAACAGTGA